One genomic segment of Acidobacteriota bacterium includes these proteins:
- a CDS encoding chorismate-binding protein, whose protein sequence is MPDMTPATYADFLKLTEQGTVIPVMKTIPSDLHTPVSTYLKIQPRSPYSFLLESVDGEEKISRYSLVGSKPYLIARGHGVEMEMTGDSVTEFQHVNLFEGLRKYMGRFIPVHIPDLPHFAGGAVGYIAYDANHWFEPAVSAKAQDDTQMDEGVMMFFSSVLVFDHLLQQIKIVSNVFTDGQTSGLEEKYQQAVAEIEELENLMMMAPVTPRRRKRTEAPMLKSSVTKDQFQALVERAKEAIHTGDVFQLLLAQRFEFNIASHPFQIYRALRMVHPSPFMFFLNMNDVSMMGASHEMLLRCTGRRIDYRVVAGMRARGKTDVEDDLLGAELGSDEKEVAQHSMMVDVGRSDVGKVADYGSIEVTKLVNVERNTQAIQLVSNLKAVLRTGTDRFDALAGCFPMATMLGVPKIAAMKLIDELEPVRRGVFGGTVLHLDYSGNLDACVALRTIVVKGQRALVQAGTTIVHNSSPEREFVETVNQVRTLIKAIEIAEKEL, encoded by the coding sequence ATGCCTGACATGACACCTGCCACCTATGCTGATTTTCTCAAATTGACCGAACAGGGAACTGTGATTCCGGTGATGAAAACCATTCCATCGGATTTACACACTCCGGTCAGTACCTACTTGAAAATCCAACCCCGAAGTCCCTATTCGTTTCTCCTGGAATCAGTTGACGGTGAAGAAAAGATTTCCCGCTACTCACTGGTGGGAAGCAAACCCTACCTGATCGCTCGGGGTCATGGGGTGGAAATGGAAATGACAGGTGATTCAGTCACCGAATTTCAACACGTCAACCTGTTTGAAGGGCTGCGAAAATATATGGGGCGGTTTATTCCGGTGCATATTCCCGACCTGCCCCATTTTGCAGGCGGAGCGGTTGGATATATTGCCTATGACGCCAACCACTGGTTTGAACCAGCCGTTTCAGCCAAGGCTCAGGACGACACCCAGATGGATGAAGGGGTGATGATGTTTTTTTCGTCGGTTCTGGTATTTGACCATTTGCTCCAACAGATAAAGATTGTGAGCAATGTGTTTACCGATGGGCAAACCAGTGGACTGGAGGAAAAATACCAGCAGGCGGTGGCCGAAATTGAGGAACTTGAAAACCTGATGATGATGGCGCCGGTCACGCCGCGCCGCCGCAAGCGAACCGAAGCCCCAATGCTGAAATCAAGTGTGACCAAAGATCAGTTTCAGGCACTGGTGGAACGGGCCAAGGAAGCCATTCATACAGGCGATGTCTTCCAACTTCTGCTGGCACAACGGTTTGAGTTCAATATTGCCAGTCATCCGTTTCAAATCTATCGTGCCTTGCGGATGGTGCACCCTTCGCCGTTTATGTTCTTCCTGAATATGAATGATGTTTCGATGATGGGAGCTTCGCACGAAATGTTGTTGCGCTGTACTGGCCGCCGGATTGATTACCGGGTGGTTGCCGGAATGCGGGCGCGGGGGAAAACCGATGTGGAAGACGATTTGCTCGGGGCCGAACTCGGTTCTGATGAAAAAGAAGTGGCCCAGCACAGTATGATGGTTGATGTTGGTCGCAGTGATGTAGGCAAAGTTGCCGATTATGGGTCAATTGAAGTGACCAAACTGGTCAACGTCGAACGCAATACCCAGGCGATTCAACTGGTTTCAAATCTCAAGGCTGTTTTGCGCACAGGCACTGATCGGTTTGATGCGCTGGCAGGTTGTTTTCCGATGGCAACCATGCTGGGCGTTCCAAAAATTGCAGCGATGAAATTGATTGATGAATTAGAGCCAGTCCGGCGCGGTGTTTTTGGGGGAACGGTTCTCCATCTGGATTATTCCGGGAATCTGGATGCCTGTGTGGCGCTCCGGACGATTGTCGTCAAAGGGCAACGGGCACTGGTTCAGGCGGGAACCACGATTGTGCATAACTCTTCACCTGAGCGAGAATTTGTTGAAACGGTCAATCAGGTCCGCACATTGATCAAAGCCATCGAAATTGCTGAGAAAGAACTGTGA